In Streptococcus parasuis, the following proteins share a genomic window:
- a CDS encoding ATP-dependent nuclease → MAKENNDIPSIVVKEIVFNNEKRLEFNKDDIVLLVGPNNVGKSRTLKDLREDLNESTKAKLLVKDVKYESTGFSEEQLRDYFERNITKSSYGGYNVFLDDNDSFTFYDHNFINLENEKIFYKAMFSFLSTENRLGLTKPIKFNFEIDKQNLKIMEKLDTDSESINSLNKAISIGFQKSVEVHEDYLDGNMVKKYKIGESNEIVSIIESNKRDSLSKLKKLEDLHNQGDGIRNAVAILASLIVNEHSLFLIDEPETFLHPPQAKILGKNIVRLSTDKQVFISTHNIDFIRGVLEEDSSRVKIIKIDRHDNDSTFSLINNDSISEISNDKNLKYTNILNGLFYNQVILCENESDCKFYSAILEYEDSVIYQNSLFCAVGGKEQFKKIVPLLKELNIEYKIIADIDLISNRESLKQLLSSIESQCYKKIEKQHKQFLESFEMEMNSQVKTQEMIKNEIKQVFNDEKYMSPQAAERIKTILRDVSSLKLLKSGGKNIIPQGECVALFNEIKEFLTEHNVFILECGEIERLVPEIKGHGNAWVEKTFTKYRDIDNDVYDKARRFISNIFKKN, encoded by the coding sequence ATGGCGAAGGAAAATAATGATATTCCATCTATTGTTGTTAAAGAAATCGTATTTAATAATGAAAAGAGATTGGAATTTAATAAAGATGATATAGTATTGTTGGTTGGCCCTAATAATGTTGGAAAAAGTCGTACTTTGAAAGATTTAAGAGAAGATCTGAATGAGAGCACAAAAGCAAAATTATTAGTAAAAGATGTTAAGTATGAATCTACAGGATTCTCTGAAGAACAACTCAGAGACTATTTTGAAAGAAACATAACGAAATCAAGTTATGGAGGCTATAATGTCTTTTTAGATGATAACGATTCTTTTACCTTTTATGACCATAATTTTATTAATCTTGAAAATGAAAAGATTTTTTATAAAGCAATGTTTTCATTTTTATCAACTGAAAATCGTTTAGGTCTTACAAAACCAATAAAATTTAATTTTGAGATTGATAAACAAAATTTAAAAATTATGGAAAAACTTGATACAGACTCTGAGTCAATTAATAGTTTGAATAAAGCTATTAGTATAGGCTTTCAAAAATCCGTTGAAGTGCATGAAGACTACTTAGATGGTAACATGGTAAAAAAATATAAAATTGGTGAAAGTAATGAGATTGTCAGTATTATTGAGTCCAATAAACGTGATAGTTTAAGTAAATTAAAAAAATTAGAAGATTTACATAATCAAGGAGATGGAATAAGAAATGCAGTTGCTATCTTAGCATCTCTCATTGTAAACGAACATTCTTTATTTCTAATTGATGAACCTGAAACTTTTTTGCACCCACCACAAGCAAAGATATTAGGGAAAAATATAGTTAGGTTATCTACCGATAAACAAGTTTTTATCTCAACTCATAACATTGATTTTATTAGAGGTGTTTTAGAAGAAGATTCTTCAAGAGTTAAAATAATAAAAATAGATAGGCATGATAATGATAGTACATTCAGTTTGATTAATAATGATAGTATCAGTGAGATCTCTAATGATAAAAATTTGAAGTATACAAATATACTCAATGGACTGTTTTATAATCAAGTGATATTGTGTGAGAATGAAAGTGATTGTAAATTTTACTCTGCTATACTAGAATATGAAGATTCAGTAATTTACCAAAATTCTTTGTTTTGCGCAGTCGGAGGAAAAGAGCAGTTTAAAAAAATCGTACCATTGTTAAAAGAATTAAATATTGAATATAAAATTATCGCTGATATTGATTTAATAAGTAATAGAGAGAGTTTAAAGCAACTGCTAAGTTCAATTGAGTCTCAGTGTTATAAAAAGATAGAAAAACAACATAAGCAATTTTTAGAGAGTTTTGAGATGGAAATGAATTCTCAAGTTAAAACTCAAGAAATGATAAAAAATGAAATTAAACAAGTTTTTAACGATGAAAAATATATGTCACCACAAGCAGCAGAACGAATAAAAACAATATTAAGAGATGTTAGTAGTTTGAAGCTTTTAAAATCTGGCGGAAAAAATATTATTCCACAAGGCGAGTGTGTAGCATTATTCAATGAAATAAAAGAATTCTTAACAGAACACAATGTTTTTATTTTAGAATGTGGAGAAATAGAGCGCCTTGTACCAGAAATAAAAGGGCATGGAAATGCTTGGGTAGAAAAAACATTTACAAAATATAGAGATATTGATAATGATGTCTATGATAAAGCAAGAAGATTTATTAGTAATATTTTCAAAAAAAATTAA
- a CDS encoding helix-turn-helix domain-containing protein produces the protein MISYKPFYNTLYKKDMTEYELIFKHGISANTLHRMKKGEAITTKTLDVLCFILDCKVEDVIEYVKES, from the coding sequence TTGATTTCCTATAAGCCTTTTTACAACACTTTATATAAGAAAGATATGACAGAATATGAATTAATATTTAAACATGGCATTTCTGCTAATACCCTTCATAGAATGAAAAAAGGAGAAGCTATAACAACAAAAACATTAGATGTTCTTTGTTTTATTTTAGACTGTAAAGTAGAAGATGTTATCGAGTATGTTAAAGAATCATAA
- a CDS encoding DUF4238 domain-containing protein — protein sequence MKKFATSITMGAIIDYILKNMTAEDFIVTKEQQEFLYLYLWLQYLRTDAGRINFVTMYENMPFYNPRTSPIELEEIQANRVKILKFNKLFKQEKVLETYLKNFEKHETMNFHIAISEENLLTSDNPVIGTDEWKQIILPICPFFCIEFIDSSIDNAKTMFIKLTPDNIKYLNEATINTANYFVISNEPFTIPQNTYLYNRFKNKNWTFGRPHFNIQDLKKP from the coding sequence ATGAAAAAATTTGCTACTAGTATTACTATGGGAGCAATCATTGATTATATCTTAAAAAATATGACTGCAGAAGATTTTATCGTTACAAAGGAACAACAGGAATTCTTATACCTATACCTGTGGTTACAATACTTAAGAACTGATGCTGGTAGAATCAATTTTGTTACAATGTATGAAAATATGCCTTTCTATAATCCTAGAACCTCACCTATCGAGTTAGAAGAAATACAAGCTAATAGAGTTAAGATTTTGAAATTTAACAAATTATTTAAACAAGAAAAAGTTTTAGAAACTTACTTGAAAAACTTCGAAAAACATGAAACAATGAATTTTCATATTGCAATTAGTGAGGAGAATCTATTAACCAGTGACAATCCAGTAATAGGTACCGATGAATGGAAACAAATTATTTTACCTATATGTCCATTTTTCTGTATTGAATTTATTGATAGTTCAATTGATAACGCTAAAACAATGTTTATCAAGTTAACTCCAGATAATATCAAATACTTAAATGAAGCAACCATCAATACCGCAAATTACTTCGTTATTTCAAATGAACCCTTTACTATACCTCAGAATACTTACTTATATAATCGATTTAAAAATAAGAATTGGACATTCGGTAGACCCCATTTTAATATACAAGACTTGAAAAAACCTTGA
- a CDS encoding CoA-disulfide reductase — protein MSKKIVIIGGVAGGATAATRLRRLNEEDKIVLFEKGEYISFANCGLPYHVGGVIKERENLLLQTVDGMNQQYGLDVRNFSEVLEINPQSKSVTVLNHQTGERYVESYDNLIISTGAKAIVPSIDGLAEAENVFSLRNIPDMDQIKAFIAENQIRTATVVGGGFIGLEMMENLVELGIQVQLIEMAPQVMPTIDIEMAQMIHSQINIHGVDLILNDGLKEFRNNGKELLLTSGKTLQSDITILSIGVLPENTLAESAGLELGFKGGIKVNQQMQTSNQDIYAIGDAIEVVDLVSGQPTHIPLAWPANRQGRLVADIINGADASYLGTLGTAVAKVFELTVASTGNSERLLKQAGIEYEIIHIHPNSHAGYYPGASPIALKLLFGKDGKILGAQAIGTEGVEKRIDVIATAMRFGASADQLASIELAYAPPYSSAKDPVNMLGYTADNILSGKVATFQWSQVDDLVSKNAFFLDVREDFELATGTIESSHQIPLNQLRRRIEELPKDQTIYVFCQVGHRGYNAARILSQAGFDVKNLDGGFKTYKMAKYQLKPIIFEESNQNPTTNMSAKCDEASETIRLDACGLQCPGPILKVKENIDKMSIGQKMEVEASDFGFSADIEAWCQNTGNTLLSNRIENGKVIASIAKGKVENSGIETTNLPSLGQEGVLQETKDGATMVVFSGDLDKAIASMIIASGAAAYGKKVTIFFTFWGLSILKKQKVKKSGLAKLFDMMLPSRADALPLSQMNMGGMGSAMIKHIMKQKNVDSLPDMIEKAHQLGVKFVACTMSMDLMGIEKEELFDFVEYGGVATFIGDSEKANMQLFI, from the coding sequence ATGTCTAAAAAAATTGTTATTATAGGCGGTGTGGCAGGTGGTGCGACAGCTGCAACGAGGTTGCGTCGTTTAAATGAAGAGGATAAGATTGTTCTATTTGAAAAGGGAGAATATATTTCATTCGCGAATTGTGGTCTACCCTATCATGTTGGCGGTGTCATTAAGGAGCGCGAAAATTTATTGCTTCAAACAGTTGACGGTATGAATCAACAGTATGGACTAGATGTCAGAAACTTCTCTGAAGTACTTGAAATCAATCCACAAAGTAAAAGTGTAACAGTGCTGAATCACCAAACGGGTGAACGTTATGTTGAGTCTTATGATAATCTCATCATTTCAACAGGTGCAAAAGCCATCGTCCCTTCAATCGATGGTTTGGCAGAAGCGGAAAATGTTTTTAGTTTAAGAAATATTCCGGACATGGACCAAATAAAGGCCTTTATTGCAGAGAATCAGATTCGTACTGCGACAGTCGTTGGAGGCGGTTTTATTGGTCTTGAAATGATGGAAAATTTAGTGGAATTAGGGATTCAAGTTCAGTTGATTGAAATGGCACCTCAAGTTATGCCTACAATTGATATAGAAATGGCCCAAATGATTCATTCACAGATAAATATCCATGGGGTCGATTTGATTTTGAATGACGGTCTGAAAGAATTTCGAAATAATGGTAAAGAGTTACTTTTAACAAGTGGAAAAACTCTACAGTCCGATATAACTATTTTATCTATCGGTGTTCTTCCTGAAAACACTTTGGCTGAGTCTGCTGGTTTAGAATTGGGTTTTAAAGGTGGTATCAAAGTAAATCAACAGATGCAGACTAGTAATCAAGATATTTATGCTATTGGAGACGCTATTGAAGTTGTGGATTTGGTTAGTGGTCAGCCGACCCATATCCCACTTGCATGGCCAGCCAATCGGCAGGGAAGGCTTGTTGCGGATATCATTAACGGTGCTGATGCATCCTATTTAGGAACACTGGGTACTGCTGTTGCAAAGGTGTTCGAATTAACGGTGGCAAGTACCGGAAATAGTGAGCGCTTATTAAAACAAGCAGGTATCGAATACGAAATCATTCATATCCATCCAAATTCACATGCTGGCTACTACCCAGGCGCTTCTCCAATTGCCCTCAAACTCTTATTTGGTAAAGATGGAAAAATTCTTGGAGCTCAAGCGATCGGCACAGAAGGAGTAGAAAAACGCATTGACGTGATTGCGACTGCAATGCGTTTTGGGGCAAGTGCGGACCAACTGGCTAGTATTGAATTGGCCTATGCCCCACCGTATTCATCCGCAAAGGATCCGGTTAACATGTTGGGCTATACTGCAGATAATATTCTCTCAGGTAAAGTTGCCACATTTCAATGGTCTCAAGTTGATGATTTGGTTAGTAAGAATGCCTTTTTCTTGGATGTCCGAGAAGATTTTGAATTGGCGACTGGGACAATTGAATCAAGTCATCAAATCCCACTGAATCAATTGCGACGTCGAATAGAAGAGTTACCAAAAGATCAAACGATCTATGTCTTCTGCCAAGTTGGACATCGTGGCTATAATGCAGCACGAATTCTAAGTCAAGCAGGTTTTGACGTAAAAAATCTAGATGGGGGATTTAAAACTTACAAAATGGCAAAATATCAATTGAAACCAATTATTTTTGAAGAATCAAATCAGAATCCGACAACGAATATGAGCGCAAAATGTGATGAAGCCTCAGAAACTATTCGTTTAGATGCCTGTGGACTACAGTGTCCTGGACCAATCTTAAAAGTGAAAGAAAATATTGATAAGATGTCAATAGGTCAAAAAATGGAGGTCGAGGCAAGTGATTTTGGCTTTAGTGCTGATATTGAAGCATGGTGCCAGAATACGGGAAACACACTCTTATCAAACAGGATTGAAAATGGCAAAGTTATTGCTTCAATCGCGAAAGGGAAGGTTGAAAATTCTGGAATAGAAACGACAAATCTACCTTCACTAGGGCAAGAGGGAGTCTTGCAAGAGACAAAAGATGGAGCAACGATGGTTGTATTCAGTGGTGATTTAGATAAAGCCATAGCTTCAATGATAATTGCTTCTGGTGCAGCAGCATACGGGAAAAAAGTAACTATTTTCTTCACCTTCTGGGGCTTGTCAATTTTGAAAAAACAAAAGGTGAAGAAGTCAGGTTTAGCTAAGCTGTTCGATATGATGTTGCCTTCAAGAGCGGATGCATTACCACTTTCTCAAATGAATATGGGTGGAATGGGATCTGCAATGATCAAACATATTATGAAGCAAAAAAATGTTGATTCACTCCCAGATATGATTGAGAAAGCACATCAACTAGGTGTAAAATTTGTAGCTTGTACTATGAGCATGGACTTGATGGGAATTGAAAAAGAAGAATTATTTGATTTTGTCGAATATGGGGGTGTTGCCACATTCATCGGCGATAGTGAAAAAGCAAATATGCAATTATTTATTTAG
- a CDS encoding NUDIX hydrolase: protein MPNQLKDLLANYIPQPLGEKRCFSVLLPLVWSENQWQVLYQVRSESISQPGEVSFPGGGVEEGETPQQAAVREAVEELNIQPEQIDILGEIDYLVFERSTIHCFVGRLNLDWTTIVPNEEVARIFTVPLSTLLTIQPVYYQLDSKVVPECDFPFERLRGGISYPFSHQKRSIPFYEQLPENLWGMTAQFTHRFVEIINQKTSPR, encoded by the coding sequence ATGCCGAATCAATTGAAAGACCTATTGGCAAATTATATTCCTCAACCTTTAGGCGAAAAACGATGTTTTTCAGTCCTCCTACCATTGGTTTGGTCAGAGAATCAATGGCAGGTTCTATATCAAGTTCGCAGTGAATCAATCTCTCAGCCTGGAGAAGTCTCATTTCCCGGTGGAGGAGTTGAGGAAGGTGAAACACCACAGCAAGCAGCTGTTCGGGAGGCTGTGGAGGAACTAAATATTCAACCAGAACAAATTGATATACTTGGAGAAATCGATTATTTGGTCTTTGAGCGCTCGACCATTCATTGCTTTGTAGGTCGGTTAAATCTGGATTGGACGACTATCGTTCCTAACGAAGAGGTTGCTCGGATATTTACAGTGCCATTATCCACCCTGCTGACAATCCAACCTGTCTATTATCAATTGGATTCTAAAGTCGTTCCAGAATGTGATTTTCCTTTTGAACGATTAAGAGGAGGAATTAGCTATCCATTTAGTCATCAAAAGCGCTCTATTCCATTTTATGAACAACTTCCTGAAAACCTTTGGGGCATGACAGCTCAATTTACCCATCGTTTTGTGGAAATCATAAATCAAAAAACTTCGCCTAGATGA
- a CDS encoding helicase HerA-like domain-containing protein: MSDVIAFGYGSSRAEMQLMRLNRHGIIAGATGTGKTVTLKVLAEQLSDAGIPVFLSDIKGDLNSLIVANTKEIDPSRLEKTYYSDYSPVAYPVELWDVFGENGTPVRMTISELGPVLLTRLLGLNDTQESILNIVFSVADERGLLLIDLMDLRAMLNFVAENAAELSQYYGNIPARSVGAILRSLVVLEQQGGKIFFGEPSLDIADLMRTAEDGRGVINVLQATELFNQPTLYSTVLLSLLSELYEVLPEVGDLDKPKMVFFFDEAHVLFKDAPKVLIEKIELIVRLIRSKGVGVFFVTQNPTDIPDSVAAQLGNRIQHGLRAFTPKELKTVATVAETFRQEGDKDLAKVLQELQVGEAVVSTLQADGTPSFADRVLIYPPKSMLGTVEASALLSVINNSSLMEKYADAVNRESAHEQILAMTEAKEAELIKKAEQAEAEKQAEKEAKAAAKMEEKAQKEAAKAAQKTSQPASRKTDSMMDRFTKNLMSQVGREVGRVVTRGIMGMLKGK; the protein is encoded by the coding sequence ATGTCAGATGTTATTGCTTTTGGTTATGGAAGCAGTCGAGCGGAGATGCAGCTCATGCGACTCAATCGTCATGGCATCATCGCAGGTGCGACAGGTACAGGGAAGACAGTGACCTTGAAGGTCTTGGCAGAGCAGTTGAGTGATGCAGGCATTCCGGTCTTCCTATCAGATATCAAGGGCGACTTGAATAGTTTGATTGTGGCCAATACCAAGGAGATTGATCCTAGTCGTCTGGAGAAGACCTACTATTCAGATTATAGTCCTGTTGCTTATCCAGTTGAGTTGTGGGATGTCTTTGGGGAAAATGGGACTCCTGTCCGCATGACTATTTCAGAGCTGGGGCCTGTCTTATTGACGCGCTTACTGGGTTTGAATGATACTCAGGAGTCTATCTTGAACATCGTTTTCAGCGTGGCAGACGAGCGTGGCCTTCTCTTGATTGACTTAATGGACCTACGGGCTATGCTCAATTTTGTAGCTGAAAATGCAGCAGAGCTGAGCCAATATTATGGGAATATTCCAGCTCGTTCGGTTGGTGCTATCTTACGTAGTCTGGTCGTTTTGGAGCAACAAGGTGGTAAGATTTTCTTCGGTGAGCCAAGTCTTGACATTGCTGATTTGATGCGTACAGCTGAAGATGGCCGTGGTGTTATTAACGTCCTTCAAGCTACTGAGCTGTTCAATCAACCAACTCTTTATTCGACAGTCCTGCTCAGCCTTTTGTCAGAACTCTATGAAGTGCTGCCTGAGGTGGGCGATTTGGACAAGCCTAAGATGGTCTTCTTCTTTGACGAGGCTCATGTTCTCTTCAAAGATGCTCCAAAAGTTCTTATTGAAAAGATTGAATTGATTGTTCGTTTGATTCGTTCAAAAGGTGTAGGTGTTTTCTTTGTAACGCAGAATCCAACGGATATTCCTGATAGCGTGGCAGCCCAGCTGGGAAATCGCATCCAACACGGTCTTCGCGCCTTTACACCAAAAGAGCTCAAAACAGTTGCGACTGTTGCCGAAACCTTCCGTCAAGAAGGTGATAAGGATTTAGCTAAGGTCCTTCAGGAGTTGCAAGTGGGGGAAGCTGTTGTGTCTACACTTCAAGCAGACGGCACACCAAGCTTTGCGGATCGAGTTTTGATTTATCCACCGAAGAGTATGCTCGGAACGGTCGAGGCGAGCGCCCTCTTGTCTGTCATCAATAACTCTTCTTTGATGGAAAAATATGCTGACGCGGTCAACCGTGAATCTGCCCATGAGCAGATTTTAGCCATGACAGAGGCTAAAGAAGCCGAACTCATCAAAAAAGCAGAGCAGGCCGAGGCGGAAAAACAGGCAGAAAAAGAAGCTAAGGCAGCCGCAAAAATGGAAGAGAAAGCCCAGAAAGAAGCAGCTAAAGCTGCACAAAAAACTAGTCAGCCAGCTAGTCGCAAAACAGATTCTATGATGGACCGCTTTACCAAGAACCTGATGAGCCAGGTCGGACGGGAAGTTGGGCGCGTGGTGACTCGTGGCATTATGGGCATGTTAAAAGGGAAGTGA
- the gla gene encoding aquaglyceroporin Gla has translation MDVTWTVKYITEFIATALLIIIGNGTVANADLKGTKGNNSGWILIAIGYGLAVMMPALMFGNVSGNHINPAFTLGLAVSGLFPWEHVAQYIVAQLLGAMFGQLVVVAVYKPYFLKTENPNHILGSFSTISALDNGTKESRKAATINGFLNEFAGSFVLFFGALALTKNFFGAELVGKIIEQGYDKTVAETMVAPYTSGSLAVAHIGIGFLVMALVAALGGPTGPGLNPARDLGPRIVHALLPKSVLGENKADSKWWYAWVGVCAPILAAIVAIALFKLLYL, from the coding sequence ATGGATGTTACATGGACAGTGAAATATATCACTGAATTTATTGCGACTGCACTCCTTATTATCATCGGTAATGGTACAGTTGCAAACGCTGACCTTAAAGGCACTAAGGGAAACAACTCTGGTTGGATTCTGATTGCGATTGGTTATGGTTTGGCAGTTATGATGCCAGCATTGATGTTTGGTAATGTTTCTGGAAACCACATCAACCCAGCCTTCACCCTCGGATTGGCAGTATCAGGCCTCTTCCCATGGGAACATGTTGCACAGTATATCGTTGCTCAATTGTTAGGTGCAATGTTTGGTCAGTTAGTGGTTGTAGCAGTATACAAACCTTACTTCTTGAAAACTGAAAATCCAAATCACATTCTTGGTTCGTTCTCAACAATCAGCGCGCTTGACAATGGTACAAAAGAAAGTCGTAAAGCTGCAACTATTAATGGCTTCTTAAATGAGTTCGCTGGTTCATTTGTATTGTTCTTCGGAGCACTTGCGTTGACTAAGAATTTCTTTGGTGCAGAGCTTGTTGGTAAAATCATTGAACAAGGTTACGACAAAACAGTTGCTGAAACAATGGTTGCGCCATATACATCAGGTTCACTTGCTGTTGCTCACATTGGTATTGGTTTCCTAGTTATGGCTCTTGTTGCCGCTCTTGGTGGTCCAACAGGTCCTGGTCTCAACCCAGCGCGTGACCTTGGTCCACGTATCGTCCATGCTCTACTTCCAAAATCTGTTCTTGGTGAAAACAAGGCTGATTCAAAATGGTGGTATGCTTGGGTTGGTGTATGTGCTCCAATTCTTGCTGCAATTGTCGCTATTGCACTTTTCAAATTATTATATCTTTAA
- a CDS encoding formate/nitrite transporter family protein produces MGATQDTLLYTIEKSIKKKADLFEHSFSAYAVRSMLASLYLGLGIVISLYTADKLNHVAEGLGKFSYGLMFGWGLLMILYMNAELGTSNMMYMTVAIHRKTIPTKTALKMLATCILFNFIGAVLVCYLVSLTLPYQHVDAHSYLFEATVTKLEKTPLTQFIEGIFANIVVNIGVFTFLRIKDDAGRLISVIFIIFIFAFLGYEHVIANFSLFSLAFFSNGGPVEGMNLLSVLSNFFFSGLGNYVGGGLFIGLLYSWLNNQSKLYVD; encoded by the coding sequence ATGGGAGCTACCCAAGATACACTACTATATACAATTGAAAAAAGCATCAAGAAAAAAGCAGATTTGTTTGAACACAGCTTTTCTGCCTACGCTGTTCGATCGATGTTAGCCAGCCTCTATCTAGGTTTGGGGATTGTCATTTCTCTTTATACGGCAGATAAACTAAACCACGTTGCAGAAGGACTCGGGAAGTTTAGTTATGGGTTGATGTTTGGTTGGGGACTACTCATGATTTTATATATGAATGCTGAACTTGGAACATCCAACATGATGTATATGACCGTAGCCATTCATCGAAAAACGATTCCTACTAAAACAGCCCTCAAGATGTTGGCAACCTGTATCCTTTTCAATTTCATCGGCGCTGTCCTTGTTTGTTACTTGGTCTCACTGACTCTACCTTATCAACACGTTGATGCTCATAGCTACCTATTTGAAGCGACAGTGACAAAACTAGAAAAAACACCTCTTACCCAGTTTATTGAAGGAATCTTTGCTAATATTGTTGTGAATATCGGCGTATTTACCTTCTTACGCATCAAAGATGATGCCGGACGTCTCATTTCCGTTATTTTCATCATCTTTATCTTTGCTTTCTTGGGATATGAGCACGTCATCGCAAACTTCTCTCTTTTCTCATTAGCCTTCTTCTCAAATGGTGGCCCAGTTGAAGGAATGAATCTATTAAGTGTATTAAGTAATTTCTTCTTTTCTGGACTAGGAAACTACGTGGGTGGCGGTCTCTTTATCGGACTTCTTTATAGTTGGTTGAATAATCAATCCAAACTTTATGTAGACTAA
- a CDS encoding LrgB family protein, giving the protein MTELFSNPIFGIMLSIAAYLIGMLIYRRFPHPITTPLLVATGLIIVFLKMTGISYKEYYAGGSYLNMLIVPSTVALGIPLYRSFHLMKHHIRSILLGIFVACIVNTVFTALIAKWFGMDFFLAISLFPKSVTTAMAVGITDKMQGIATVTLVVVVATGILTSVLGPVFLKLLKIEDPVAVGLALGGTGHAIGTGTAIKYGHTQGAMAGLAIGITGIMYVVISPIVAQIILQ; this is encoded by the coding sequence ATGACTGAACTTTTTTCCAATCCTATTTTTGGTATTATGTTATCAATTGCAGCATATTTAATTGGAATGCTGATTTATCGGAGATTTCCTCATCCAATCACAACCCCACTGTTGGTAGCTACAGGATTGATTATTGTCTTTTTAAAAATGACAGGTATTTCCTATAAGGAATATTATGCAGGAGGTTCCTATCTAAATATGCTTATTGTGCCTTCAACGGTAGCTCTGGGAATTCCTTTATATCGTTCTTTCCATCTAATGAAACATCACATTCGAAGTATTTTATTGGGAATTTTTGTTGCTTGTATTGTCAATACTGTCTTTACTGCCCTGATTGCCAAATGGTTTGGGATGGATTTTTTTCTAGCAATCTCTCTTTTTCCAAAATCTGTCACCACTGCTATGGCTGTTGGTATTACTGATAAAATGCAAGGAATAGCAACTGTTACTCTTGTAGTCGTTGTTGCAACTGGAATTCTGACAAGTGTTCTTGGTCCAGTCTTTTTAAAGCTACTAAAAATTGAAGATCCGGTAGCTGTTGGTCTTGCTTTGGGAGGAACAGGACATGCCATTGGAACGGGTACAGCGATAAAATATGGGCATACGCAAGGGGCGATGGCTGGCCTAGCTATTGGGATTACAGGCATCATGTATGTGGTGATTAGTCCTATAGTTGCGCAGATTATCTTACAATAA
- a CDS encoding CidA/LrgA family protein, with product MKLYVQFMIILVFSFLGEAISTIFHLPIPGSIIGLILLFLALEFKLIRLRHINTVGNFLLANMTILFLPAAVGIMERFDAIKDYLLPIIIVILGAIFLNILVIGFVVQFVKQKFEGDYIDAEGMHD from the coding sequence ATGAAATTATATGTTCAGTTTATGATTATTCTAGTATTTTCATTTTTAGGGGAAGCTATTTCGACTATTTTTCATCTTCCTATTCCGGGAAGTATCATTGGCTTAATCCTCCTATTTTTAGCCCTAGAGTTCAAATTAATTCGTCTTCGCCACATTAATACGGTTGGAAATTTTTTGCTGGCTAACATGACCATTCTTTTTTTGCCTGCAGCGGTGGGGATTATGGAGAGATTTGATGCAATTAAAGATTATTTACTTCCTATTATCATCGTCATCTTAGGCGCCATTTTTTTAAATATCTTAGTCATTGGTTTTGTTGTTCAATTTGTGAAACAGAAGTTTGAAGGTGACTACATTGATGCGGAGGGAATGCATGACTGA
- a CDS encoding PadR family transcriptional regulator produces the protein MHFPVPAVLTEFLIMAILESDDSYGYEICQTIKLIANIKESALYPILKRLEQNDFLTTYSQEYQGRMRKYYSLTQLGHEELVRLKDDWDTYTNTINGIIEGSVRHDKN, from the coding sequence ATGCATTTTCCCGTTCCTGCTGTGTTGACAGAATTTCTCATCATGGCTATTTTGGAATCCGATGATTCTTATGGCTATGAAATCTGTCAGACCATTAAATTAATTGCCAACATCAAGGAGTCCGCCCTCTATCCCATCCTAAAACGATTGGAGCAAAATGACTTTTTGACTACTTATTCCCAAGAATATCAGGGTCGTATGCGCAAGTATTATAGCCTAACTCAGTTAGGTCACGAAGAATTGGTCCGACTCAAAGATGACTGGGATACCTATACCAACACGATAAACGGCATCATAGAAGGGAGCGTCCGCCATGACAAGAACTGA